One window of Nicotiana tomentosiformis chromosome 11, ASM39032v3, whole genome shotgun sequence genomic DNA carries:
- the LOC117273993 gene encoding uncharacterized protein, which translates to MEMFKAFMANQNERRDEIPPQSNRQNNSESSRVNEFLKLSPLLFLGTIVDEDTMLWLEGVKKDLRAMKAFDDEAVELAAYKLRDVVSAWFEMWEKERDEDDGPHTLEEFEEAFIANFIPGEDRKANATEFQKLKQGNKSVQEYYMKFISLAKHAPHMVKTEKANIRKFVDGLAYHIKDTTSAAAI; encoded by the coding sequence ATGgagatgtttaaagccttcatggcCAACCAGAATGAGAGAAGAGATGAGATTCCACCTCAATCAAATAGACAGAACAATTCTGAGTCCTCAAGAGTGAATGAATTTTTAAAGCTGAGTCCTCTATTATTCCTTGGtactatagttgatgaagatACAATGTTGTGGCTGGAGGGTGTTAAGAAAGACCTCCGAGCGATGAAGGCATTTGATGATGAAGCTGTGGAGCTGGCTGCTTACAAGCTTAGAGATGTGGTTAGtgcttggtttgagatgtgggaaaaGGAAAGAGATGAAGATGATGGTCCTCATACtttggaagaatttgaagaggCCTTCATTGCTAATTTTATACCAGGAGAGGATAGGAAAGCTAATGCTACAGAGTTCCAGAAGCTCAAGCAAGGGAATAAAAGTGTGCAAGAGTACTACATGAAATTCATAAGTTTGGCTAAGCATGCTCCTCACATGGTTAAGACAGAAAAAGCAAATATCCGCAAGTTTGTTGACGGTTTGGCTTACCACATTAAGGATACGACATCCGCTGCAGCGATATAA